The genomic stretch CCGCACCGGCAGGCGTCCTGCAGCGCGGGCAGCCGCTCCAGCAGACTGCTGAGGCGGGTCTCGATGCCGCCGAAGCCGCGGCCGGCGCGGCCGGTGCATTCGGCGGAGCGGATGAAGGCTCGGTAGTGCTCGAAGGCGAGGCGGCGTGTCTCGGCCCCGACCCGCTCCCGCTCCGCCGCCAACCGCGCCGGCTCCCGGCCCAGCTCCGCCAGCCCCAGCGCCGCCAGCTCCGACACATAAGCGGCGAGCTCGGggccgccgggagccgccgggCCGCgcagccaggccagcagccGCGcctcctccgccgccgccgccatcgccgcgTCAGCTGCGTGTCCGTCGGTTCCGGGTTCGTCACTTCCGCTACAGCCGGTTCCGGTCCGGCACTTCCGGCCCGGGCCGCCCGCGTGTGCGCGGCGCGGGAGATGCGGCCGCTCACAGAGGCGGAGACGCGGGCGGTGTTCGAGAAGCTCGGGAAATAGTGAGGGACTGggagcggggggagcggggggatCGGGAGGGCTGGGCCGGCGAGGTGCCGGGGACCGGGGACAGGACGGGAACCGGGAGGGATGGGCACCGGGGATCGGGCATGGAGAAGGAATGGGCACCGGCCGGCTGGATCCCGGGGAACGGGGAGGCCAAGGAGACCGCGGGGGTGGTGGACACCGGGGTCGGGCGGGAACCGGCACGGAGCGGGATCGGGAGGGCTGGGCCGCGGAGGTaccggggccgggcgggctcacGGCGTGTGGCCCTGCAGCATCGGGGAGAACATCCAGCTGCTGGTGGACCGGCCCGATGGCACCTACTGCTTCCGCCTGCACCGGGACCGCGTGTACTACCTGAGGTGagggccgggcagggcggggcggggagcgggcggccccgggggtgcgggcccggccgccgcccAGCACGGCCCTGCTCCCGCAGTGAGAAGCTGCTGAAGCTGGCGGCCAGCATCCCCCGGGAGAGCCTGGTGGCCCCGGGCACCTGCTTCGGGAAGTTCACCAAGTCGCAGAAGTTCCGGCTCAGTGTCACGGCCCTGGACTTCCTCGCACCCTATGCCAAGGTGGGTCACGGCCCCTcagccggccccggccccgtcCCAGCCCCTCGgctcctcacagctctgcccctctctcGCAGTATAAGGTGTGGGTGAAGCCGGGCTCGGAGCAGTCCTTCCTCTACGGGAACCACGTGCTGAAGTCGGGGCTGGGCCGCATCACGGAGAACACGGCGCAGTACCAGGGTGTGGTGGTGTATTCCATGGCTGATGTCCCGCTGGTGAGTGCCTGGTCCCTGCCAGGGTGGGGGGGAagaggggatgggcagggggaaTACGGGATGGGCAGCCCTCCCTCACCTCCCCTTCATGCCCCAGGGCTTCGGGGTGGCTGCCAAGTCCACGCAGGAGTGCCGGAAGGTTGATCCCTTGGCCATCGTGGTGTTCCACCAAGCCGATGTCGGGGAGTACGTGCGCAATGAGGACACGCTGACATAGGGgaccctcagggaccccaagGGACCCTCGTGCTCTGTGAGTGTTCCGGGCTAGGACGGGCTTTGTCCTACACTGTGGGTGTGGGAAGCCCACCCAGAGTGGGATGGAGAtgtgaggagctgccagcacagagccccagagccctcagggggctgctggcaggacgGAAAGAGGGGCCCTGGCCCCAGCTCTGTCACATAAAACcagttcctttttttaaatgcctgttGTCTGGTgtggaggggcagggggaatCAGTCCTTGCCCCTGCTGTGGGGAATGTGACACACtggtgtgggtttggggggactGGTGGCATTGGGGGGAACCTCAGAGTCTGAGGCTGAGCttcaggaagggagggagggggaagcagcTTCTAGGCTCACAGAGgctggatggcagcagcaggcagcagtcaCTCCCTGGACTGTCCCAGGGGGTCCTTTATTTGGAGTCTGGTAGAAAAAGCCCACAGTAAAGACAGTAAAAATGGGTAGGGATGTAACAAACCCACTCAGCACACAGAACTCAGGTGGCAGTGTGCCCTTTGACTTCTCTTGGGCTGATGCCAGGGCTAGAGacgaggcaggagcagggggaacTCTCCAACCTCCTCCTGGAAGCAGaatccagcctttcctcccatACTGTGGTGGGACAGAGGGGCAGCCAGgtcccctggctctgcagggggGTCCCTGCGCTGTCTCAGCACTTCTGGCTGCCCGAGGTTTGTGCGTGGAACAGGCTCTTGAGGAAGTAGAGCTGCAGCACCCCGGAGAGGACAATGACACAGCTCTGGGCCATCGACCACCAGTTGACATAGTTGTAGTTGGACTCCAGCAGGAAGGAGTCGGCCCCTTTCCGCATCCGGGCGAAGTTGTAGAAGCGCCACATGTGGAAGGTGTGGATCTGCAGCCTCTGGATGCTCAcctgcaggagaggcagagccaCACTCAGAGCTGAACTCAGCTGCTGATCAGCCTGAGCAAATGCCCTGTTCAGTGTCCTGGGCTggccctgtccatccctgctgtgctggggccccCTGTGGCCTCCCTGACCCTCACCCCAATTGCGTCCAGGGTGTCGTTCAGCTCCTTCCTCTTTGCTGGCTCCTTGTGCTCCATGTTGAAGTCATCGTAGTACACACCAAAGTTAAGGTACACCTGCATGAAGCCAAAGTGGTTCTGCTGGTTGTCCAGGCAGAGCTGGTAGAAacctgcagagggaaggggggtGTTGGTCCCTGGATGGAAGGGACAGACACATCCCAAGTGCTCAGCCCTCATCCTCCCCCTGTAGGAGCAAGCCCTGGCTCacaggctcagagctgctgcaggggctggggtgaCCTGTGTCCTTGGTGAGGAAGTTGATCTGTCCTCGCACGTCCCGGGACACTCCGAGCTGGAAGCCATTGGGGTCACTCGCTGTGACCAGGATGGTCCTGCTGTTGCCAATCCCCGTGGCCCGCTGGACCTGGAGGCAGGGAACACCCGAGGGGAATTTGTGGTCATTGTGggggggatggagctgtgctgagccctggggacatgtcactgtggggctgctctgcccagcacaaaGCCTGGGGGaagctgccactgccaggcaCGGCTATGCCCTGGCTCTCTTTCAGCCAGCCCAGTGTAAACAGGAGATGAAAGGGCTGGAGTTTCCCTGTGGGAAGGGGACAGAGCTCAGGGACACGCTGTGCCGGGGCcttcagctgtgccacagcctctGGCCAGGCAGTGAAGGGCAGAGCCTCCAACAATGCCGGAGCTCCCAGCACCTTGTGTTTAAACCAGGTAGTTTAAAAATGCATGGGATTGATGATGAATAGGGATTAGGTTGgttatattaagaaaatattcttccctgagagggtgggcaggccctggcagggggtgcccagagaagctgtggctgcccctggatccctgcacaTATCcaaaggccaggttggacactggggcttggagcagcctgggctagtggagggtgctcctgccatggcagggggtggaaggaaatgagctttaaggtcccaccaacccaaacaattccatgattctgccTTAAGGAAGGCACAGTCCCTGAGATGCCATGTGCCACAGGACCAGCACAGCATggatccagcacagccagtCCCTGTCTGTGCCAGTAACCTCCCAGGCCACGTCCCCAGCACTCACCTCGTAGCTGAAGAAGAAGTTGCCACCCTGGTGTGAGAACTGCCAGAAACACTCCACACTGCCAGCAGGGATGACGATGGCGAAGTCGTAGCGATCGGCGCCGCGGAACAGcggctcctggctggagccgCTCAGGGGCTCTGTCCTggggcagccagcagggcccagcagtgccaggagcagcagcagcagcatcctcttgcttccctgggctccagcatttgctccccaggcagggcagtgcaggggtaATCATtaactgctctgcagtgccagggccgtgctggcacaggagccaCGGCTCAAGGTGATCCtggtgcagagctggagctctgagaccctgtgctgccagggcaaGAGAatgggacacagctcctgccaacAGGGCACTGCCTCTCACCACCCAGTCCTGACCCACATCTCTgacctgtgctcctgctgcccagggctctcCAGGGAAGGGATTTACACAAGGTGAAGGAAAGGCATGGCCACAgccaggggacaagggacagccagggcagcacctgcagctgaaGGACACAAGGGGAAGCAGCTGTTTCTAGACAAGatttctcccagccctggcttgGCTGGAAGGCAGCCAAGAGATACTCAGAAACTAAGTTTAGAAAGTGCCCTTGGATCACACCCCTGACTTTTTTTCCACAGGACTCTAATCCAGAAACTCCTATTTCCCATTTGCACCTGCATGTCACACttccagggcagtgctgctcctgagccagCACTCCCAGAAGGGCAGGGCAAGCCCTGGGGCAGTCTGTGCCCCTCTGCTGCATTTCCACCCACAATTGACACTTTCACAACT from Catharus ustulatus isolate bCatUst1 chromosome 11, bCatUst1.pri.v2, whole genome shotgun sequence encodes the following:
- the NIP7 gene encoding 60S ribosome subunit biogenesis protein NIP7 homolog, with the protein product MRPLTEAETRAVFEKLGKYIGENIQLLVDRPDGTYCFRLHRDRVYYLSEKLLKLAASIPRESLVAPGTCFGKFTKSQKFRLSVTALDFLAPYAKYKVWVKPGSEQSFLYGNHVLKSGLGRITENTAQYQGVVVYSMADVPLGFGVAAKSTQECRKVDPLAIVVFHQADVGEYVRNEDTLT
- the TMED6 gene encoding transmembrane emp24 domain-containing protein 6; its protein translation is MLLLLLLALLGPAGCPRTEPLSGSSQEPLFRGADRYDFAIVIPAGSVECFWQFSHQGGNFFFSYEVQRATGIGNSRTILVTASDPNGFQLGVSRDVRGQINFLTKDTGFYQLCLDNQQNHFGFMQVYLNFGVYYDDFNMEHKEPAKRKELNDTLDAIGVSIQRLQIHTFHMWRFYNFARMRKGADSFLLESNYNYVNWWSMAQSCVIVLSGVLQLYFLKSLFHAQTSGSQKC